The genomic window CGAGCGCACCCGGAATTGCTCGATCAGCTCCATGCCAGTGAGCGTCTCAGGCACAAACACCGCCTGCTCGGCCAATGAGTCCACGGTGCCGGTGTAGGAGTCGCCCATGGCCAGCAAGCGGGACACGCTGACCAAGCCCACCACATTGTCCAAAGAGCCGCGGCACACCGGATACCAGGAGTGACCGTTACCTTCGCGGGTATCACCCGCCAAGGCCAGCGCCTGGGGAACGCTCAAACCGGCCTCTATCCACGCAATATCGACCCGCGGCAGCATCATGCTGGTGAGCGGCCGGTCGTCCAGGTGGAACACATTGCGCACCATCTGGTGCTCGTGCTCCTCGATGATGCCGGCATCCACCCCTTCTTCAAGGCTGGCGGATATTTCTTCTTCGGTCACCGCGCGGTTGTCGGTGGCGTTCAGGCGCAGCAGGCGCAAGGTGGCGTGGGTCGCGTAAGACAGCAGTTTCACAAAAGGTTTGGCCCCCGTAGCCACCCAGGTCATGGGAATCGCCAGAGCCCGTGCCACGGTTTCGGGATAGAGCTGCCCGATGCGCTTGGGCACCAACTCGCCGAACAGAATCGTGATGAACGTAATGCCGGTCACCACCAGCGCAGTGGCCGAAATCTCGGCTACCCGGGTAGAGAGAGAGAACTGGGTTTCCAACCAATGCGCCACGCCGTCGCTGAAGGCCGCTTCACCCACAATGCCATTGAGCATGCCGATCGAGGTAATACCCACCTGCACCACAGACAAAAACTGGGTCGGGTTGTCCAACAAGGCCAAGGCCGCCTTGGCCCCTTTGTCTCCAGCCTCCACCATGGTTTGCAAACGGACTTTGCGGCTGGCTGTGAGCGCCAGTTCCGACATGGCGAATACGCCGTTGAGCAAGGTGAGAACCAGAATGAGTAAGAAATCCATGGATGCAAGCGAGAATCGAGACCATGGCAATGTACCTTATCGGGGATGTTCAGGGCTGCGACACCGCTCTGGAACGGCTCACCCAAGCCATCGACTTTTCTCCCAGCCGCGACACGCTCTATCTTTTGGGCGACCTGGTGAACCGTGGCCCCGAATCTGCGGCGGTACTGCGCCGCTTGATGGGCTACGGCAACTCAGCCCGCTGTTTGCTGGGCAACCACGACCTACATTTGCTCGCGGTGAGTTATGGGGTCCGCAAACCCGGCAAACGCGATACCCTCGCCCCCTTGCTGGAGGCCGACGATGCCCCCGGGCTCTTGTACTGGCTACGGCACCAAAAACTGGTCCTGTACGAAAACGTCGGCGATTCAGGCCTATTAATGGTCCATGCCGGCGTATTACCTGCGTGGACAGCTATCAAAACAATAGCATTAGCCCGAGAGGTAGAAGCCGCCCTTCAGGCACCGGATGCGCACCTTTTCTTCCAGCAGATGTATGGCAATGGCCCGGACGCTTGGAGCGACGCCCTCACCGGTGCCGACCGGTTGCGGGTGATCGTGAATGCGCTGACCCGGCTTCGTTACTGCACGCCGGAAGGCGTCATGGAATTCAAACACTCAGGCGGCCTGGAGGCAACACCTGCAGGCTATGTGCCCTGGTTTAATGCCCCCGACCGCCAGACCACCGGTGAGATCATGGCGTTTGGCCACTGGTCCACACTGGGCTGGCTCCACCGGCCGGATGTATGGGCCCTGGACAGTGGTTGCGTGTGGGGCGGGTGCTTGAGCGCGTTGCGAGTTGCTGCTGCACCCGCAGGCGGTCTTGCGACCGAGCTGATTCAGGTGAAATGCCCCCAGTCCCAGGAACCCGGGGACTGAGAGCCACCCGAACGGTCAGGCCGACTTGAACAGTGCCGCGACCTTGCGCTTGGGCTTGATATTGGCAGAGATGCCACGGCTGGCCGGCTTGGCCGCCGACTCCCACGATGGGGAAGGTGCTTCAGCCGCAGGTGCGCTGGGCTCGTAGGGCTTGTCAAAGAACGGATCACGGGGTGCAGGAGCCGGACGACCGTATTCGCGGGGGGCGCGGGTGCGGTAGGCGTCATCGCGCTCATTACTATGGCTGCGACCACGGCCCTCACCGCGACTGTCTCCACGACCTTCGCTACGCGGGCCCCGGGCGTGCTCGCCGTTTTCGGCATACATACGGCGGCCGTCATTGATGCGACCCTGGCTGCGGATGTCCGGACGGTCTTCGTCGAACTCCACGGCCTCGAGCTCGATCTTGGTCTTGATCAGCTTCTCGATGTCAGCCACCAGGCGCGCATCGTTGCCGCCACCGACAAAGCTCACCGCCAGACCGGAAGCGCCGGCGCGGCCCGTACGGCCGATGCGGTGCACATAGTCTTCTGCGTTGAACGGAATGTCCATGTTGAACACGGCGGGCACGTCCTTGATGTCCAAACCGCGGGCAGCCACATCGGTACAGACCAGCAAGTCCACTTCGCCTTTTTTGAAGGCTTCCAGCGCTTTCAGGCGCTCGTCCTGGGTCTTGTCGCCGTGCAAGGCCGCAGCGCGCAGGCCATCGCGCTCCAGGGCGCGGGTCAGGCGGGCGCAACCGAGCTTGCTGTTCACAAACACAAAGGCTTGCTTGATTTGTTTGCTGCGCACGATCTGCAACAAAGCATGGCGCTTGTCGTCGCCCGGTAGAAGTGCTGCTCCACGGTGGAAGCCGTCGCATTGGAGCGGGCCACTTCAATCGTGATCGGGTTTTGCAGGTAGCTGTTCGCCAGGCGTTTGATTTCGGGCGAGAAGGTCGCCGAAAACAGCAAGGTGGTACGGGTCTTGGGCAGGTAGCTCAGGATGCGCTGCAGGTCCGGCAGGAAGCCGATGTCCAGCATGCGGTCAGCTTCGTCCAGTACCACGTACTCGACTTGATTCAACACCGCGTTCTTGGCTTCAATGTGATCCAGCAAACGGCCGGGCGTCGCCACCAACACTTCGACACCGGCTTTGAGTTCCAGGGTCTGGGGCTTCATGTCCATGCCACCAAACACCACGGCGCTGCGCAGGTTGGTGTACTTGGCGTACAGCTTGACCTGCTGAGCCACTTGGTCAGCCAGCTCGCGGGTTGGCAACAGCACCAACGCCCGAACGGGGTGGCGGGCGGGGGAAGTGGAAGCGTTTTCGTGCTTCATCAGGCGCTGCAGCAAAGGCAGTGCGAATGCAGCGGTTTTGCCGGTGCCTGTCTGGGCGGCGCCCATGACGTCTTTCCCGGTCAGCACGACGGGGATGGCCTGCGCCTGAATCGGCGTCATGGTGGTGTAGCCCATTTCCGCTACGGCGCGGGCAAGCGGGTTGGCCAGCTGCAGCTGGGCAAAAGCCATGGTGGGCGTGTCCGCGGTGAGCTCGTTGGAGGTCACGGGAGTGGGAGTCAATTCAGTAATCAAATCGGTAAGGCATAGCCATAAAGAGTGCTATCCATCCGATAGCGGGTCGCCCAAAGGAAGTCAGGGCAAACCCCGATTATCCCCTAGTCCTAAATGGAGCGGTTAGAAAACGTGTCACAGCCCTTGACGCTGCCGGTTTTCAGGCCCTTGTCGAACCAGCGCTGGCGCTGTGCGCTGCTGCCATGGGTAAAGCTTTCCGGCACCACCGCGCGCCCGGAACCGCGTTGCAAAGCGTCGTCACCGATTTTGGCGGCGGCATTCATGGCTTCGGCCACATCGCCGTCCTCCAGCAACTGGCGGGCGTTGTTGGCATGGTGCGCCCAGACGCCGGCAAAGCAGTCAGCCTGCAGCTCCAGGCGCACACTCAGGGCATTTCCTTCGGCCTCGCTGACGCGGCTGCGTGCCTCTTGTACCTTGGCGCTGATACCCAACAGGTTTTGCACGTGGTGGCCGACCTCGTGGGCAATCACATAAGCCTGCGCAAAGTCGCCCGGCGCGCCCAGTTGTTTTTGCAGGGTCTCGTAAAAACCGAGGTCGATATAGACCTTTTGGTCGGCCGGGCAATAGAAGGGTCCCATGGCGCCCTGACCTTGGCCGCACGCGGTCGGAGTAGCGCCGCGGAACAGCACCAGCTTGGGGTTACGGTAGGTGCCGCCCCCTTTAGCGAAGACCTCGCCCCATACATCTTCAGTATCCGCCAACACGGTGGACACAAACTTAGCCATCTTGTCATCGGCCGGCGGGCGTTGAGCAGGTGCTTGCTGCACCTGCGCCGTGGGCGCCCCACCACCGCTCAAGGCACTCAGAATCGTCAAAGGATTGATCCCCAGCACCCATCCGCCCAGCAAGGCAATCACGATGGTGCCTACCCCCAAGCGCCCGCTCAGCAGCGCGCCCAAGGGCCCGAGCCCTCCGCCACCGCCGCCCCTGAAGCTGCCCCCACCGCCACTGCGGCGGTCTTCCACGTTGTCGGACTCGCGGTTGCCTTCCCATTTCATAGCTGTGTCTTTCGCCCGCCCTGTTCAGCGGGAAGAGGTGGTGGTTTCAATAAATTGCGCCAGTTGGGCCGACCAATCGGCCGACTCCGGCTGCAAGGTTTGCAAAGACTCGATTTCCACACCCGCATCGCCGAGCATTTTTTCGGAAGCCGCGTTCACCCGCTCTTGGTGCGCTTTCTTTTCAAGGTACACCACGCGCTTGATACCGACCTGGATGATGGACTGAACACAGCGCGGGCACGGGTATTGGGTAGCGTAGATGGTGGAGCCATGCAACGGCAAGGAAGTGCAATTCAGGATCGCATTCTGCTCGGCGTGCACGATGTAGCTGTGGCGCGAGTTCAGTGGGTCGTTGTCGTCGTCCTGCCAGTAATGCTCGTCGTGGTCGTCGCAGCCACGCGGCAACCCGTTGTAGCCCACGCCGGAAATCTTGTTGTCCGGGCCGACGATGCACGCGCCATTGCGCTTGCGGGAATCTTTGGAACGGGCGGCGGCCAAGAGCGCCACACCCATGAACATGGAATGCCAGTGGATCAGAGAATCGTTTTTCATAGCATGCAGTGGTTTGGTCCAGTCTAGCACCGCATGGTTTGAAATCGCTTCGGGGAGGTTAGCGTGGCCGCTCAGGCCGGACGCAGGCCGCAAATGCCGCGCCGTTCCAGCATGACAGACGCCGTAAACACCAACAGGCCAACGAACGACAGCGCCGCGCCCACATAGCCGGTAGCGGCATAGCCGTAGCCCAAGGTGATCACCAAGCCACCCAACCATGCGCCCAAGGCGTTGGCAATGTTGAAGGCGGAATGCATCGAGGCAGCGGCCAGGGTCTGCCCGTCTGCGGCAACATCCATCAACCGGGTCTGGATAGCCGGGCCGGCAGCAAAAGTGCAGCCAATCAAAAAGGTACACAAGCACAGCATCCAAGGGGACGCTGCGGTCACGCTGAACAGCGTCATCACCACAATATTGAAGATCAGCATGCCGCCGATGGTGCCCATCAAGGCGATATCTGCCAGTTTGGACCCCACGACATTGCCCATATTCATGCCAACACCAAACAGAGCCATGATGACTGGCACCATCCCAGCGGGCATGTTCGCGAGCTCGGTGGCAGTGCCCGCAATGTAAGAAAAGATCGAGAACATGCCGCCAAAACCGGTCGCGGCCAGGGTGAGCGTCAGCAACACTTGCGGGTGGGTGAAGGCCACCAGCTCGCGCATGACGGTAGCACCCTCGCTAGGCTTGTCGCGTGGCAGGTAGAGCCAAATAAGCGTGACCGTGATTGCCCCGATCACCCCCACCGACAGAAACAGCACCCGCCAGTTCAACGACTGCCCGAAATAGGCCATGACCGGTGTCCCCAGCAAAGTCGCGACCGTGAGGCCCATCATCACGTAGCCGACCGCCTGGGCCCGCATCTGCACCGGCACCAGCGATGCCGCCACCAAGGCAGAAACGCCGAAATAGGCACCGTGTGGCAGACCCGTCAAAAACCGCAGCACCGTAAAGCTCAAGAAATCAGGCGCCAGCGCACTGGCGAGGTTTCCCACGGTAAACACGGACATCAAGATCAGCAATAACGAACGGCGGGACGCCTTGGCCCCGGCAATCGCAATCAGCGGCGCACCTACCACGACACCCATGGCATAGGCGCTGATGACGTAACCCGCCTGCGGCGTGGTGACCTGAAACGTGGCAGCCACATCCGGCAGCAGGCCCATGATGGCGAACTCGCCGGTGCCAATACCGAAGCCCCCGCACGCCAGTGCGAGGATGACCAAAACCACCTGAAACCGTGTCAACGGGGTAGCATCTTCTTTTGAATGCATGAATTCCTTGGGGGGTGGTACAGTGCACCTCGACATGAAACCGCGAGTGCTGCGTCAATTGGGGCAGACGCGCTCTCCAGTTGCTTTTCTGACGAAGCACAAGTCTTCGTCCGGATTGCGGCGCTCGCTTTCCGGACGCTGCTTTTTCGAGGCCTCTTGGGCCTGTTGCTGTTGAACTGCGGCTTGCACTTGTTTGTCGCGGCGCTCGCATTCCGCCCGCGCATCAGGTGTGGGGTATTTGTTGCACAGCTCTTGGGCTCGCGCAAGAAAGCCCCCGGTACTGCAACCGGCGAGCAAGCTTGCAGCCATCAACAAAACTCCGCTAGCGCGCCGAGCCATCACTCAACTCCTGGGAGATCACCGTTTTCTCGACCAGACGGTCGTCGCCCAACACGATCAGGCTAAAGAGCAGCTCGTCGAGGTTGGAAGCCAACGCCGTTTTGCGGGCCAGCAGCGGTGTGGCTTGGGGGTTGAGGACCACAAAGTCGGCCTCGCAACCGGGCAGCAGGTTGCCTACCGATGGCCCACCGTTTGCTCCGTCCAGCCCCAAAGCGCCTGCGGCACCGGCAGTGTGCTGCCACCACAGGTGTTGGGGGGAGAGCGAGAGGCCGGGCTTGGTCTGGCCTTCGCGGCCCACGTAGTAGGCCGCGAGCATGGTTTGGAAGGGGCTGAACGACGTGCCGCCTCCCACATCGCTGGCCAGGCCGTATTGGTAACCCACGCGGTCAGCGCCTTCGTAATCGAAGAAGCCGCTGCCCAAGAACAGGTTGCTGGTCGGGCTAATGGCCGCGGCTGCACCGGTGTCGCGCATCAAGGCGCGGTCGTCGTCATCGAAGTGGATGCAGTGGGCGTAGATGGCGCGTTCGCGCATCAAGCCGAAATC from Rhodoferax potami includes these protein-coding regions:
- the ypfJ gene encoding KPN_02809 family neutral zinc metallopeptidase: MKWEGNRESDNVEDRRSGGGGSFRGGGGGGLGPLGALLSGRLGVGTIVIALLGGWVLGINPLTILSALSGGGAPTAQVQQAPAQRPPADDKMAKFVSTVLADTEDVWGEVFAKGGGTYRNPKLVLFRGATPTACGQGQGAMGPFYCPADQKVYIDLGFYETLQKQLGAPGDFAQAYVIAHEVGHHVQNLLGISAKVQEARSRVSEAEGNALSVRLELQADCFAGVWAHHANNARQLLEDGDVAEAMNAAAKIGDDALQRGSGRAVVPESFTHGSSAQRQRWFDKGLKTGSVKGCDTFSNRSI
- a CDS encoding hemolysin family protein, which produces MDFLLILVLTLLNGVFAMSELALTASRKVRLQTMVEAGDKGAKAALALLDNPTQFLSVVQVGITSIGMLNGIVGEAAFSDGVAHWLETQFSLSTRVAEISATALVVTGITFITILFGELVPKRIGQLYPETVARALAIPMTWVATGAKPFVKLLSYATHATLRLLRLNATDNRAVTEEEISASLEEGVDAGIIEEHEHQMVRNVFHLDDRPLTSMMLPRVDIAWIEAGLSVPQALALAGDTREGNGHSWYPVCRGSLDNVVGLVSVSRLLAMGDSYTGTVDSLAEQAVFVPETLTGMELIEQFRVRSARMVFVVDEYGVVQGLMTPHDLLEAITGELQPDAKEEAWATLQENGQWLLDGLMPVGELKARLDIEDELPDEERGRYNTLAGLLMAVTGQLPQPGARITVGEWVFEVQTLEGRRIDQVRAFKEPQA
- a CDS encoding symmetrical bis(5'-nucleosyl)-tetraphosphatase, whose amino-acid sequence is MAMYLIGDVQGCDTALERLTQAIDFSPSRDTLYLLGDLVNRGPESAAVLRRLMGYGNSARCLLGNHDLHLLAVSYGVRKPGKRDTLAPLLEADDAPGLLYWLRHQKLVLYENVGDSGLLMVHAGVLPAWTAIKTIALAREVEAALQAPDAHLFFQQMYGNGPDAWSDALTGADRLRVIVNALTRLRYCTPEGVMEFKHSGGLEATPAGYVPWFNAPDRQTTGEIMAFGHWSTLGWLHRPDVWALDSGCVWGGCLSALRVAAAPAGGLATELIQVKCPQSQEPGD
- a CDS encoding deoxycytidylate deaminase; translated protein: MKNDSLIHWHSMFMGVALLAAARSKDSRKRNGACIVGPDNKISGVGYNGLPRGCDDHDEHYWQDDDNDPLNSRHSYIVHAEQNAILNCTSLPLHGSTIYATQYPCPRCVQSIIQVGIKRVVYLEKKAHQERVNAASEKMLGDAGVEIESLQTLQPESADWSAQLAQFIETTTSSR
- a CDS encoding MFS transporter, translated to MHSKEDATPLTRFQVVLVILALACGGFGIGTGEFAIMGLLPDVAATFQVTTPQAGYVISAYAMGVVVGAPLIAIAGAKASRRSLLLILMSVFTVGNLASALAPDFLSFTVLRFLTGLPHGAYFGVSALVAASLVPVQMRAQAVGYVMMGLTVATLLGTPVMAYFGQSLNWRVLFLSVGVIGAITVTLIWLYLPRDKPSEGATVMRELVAFTHPQVLLTLTLAATGFGGMFSIFSYIAGTATELANMPAGMVPVIMALFGVGMNMGNVVGSKLADIALMGTIGGMLIFNIVVMTLFSVTAASPWMLCLCTFLIGCTFAAGPAIQTRLMDVAADGQTLAAASMHSAFNIANALGAWLGGLVITLGYGYAATGYVGAALSFVGLLVFTASVMLERRGICGLRPA